The following proteins come from a genomic window of Montipora foliosa isolate CH-2021 chromosome 2, ASM3666993v2, whole genome shotgun sequence:
- the LOC137988925 gene encoding trace amine-associated receptor 1-like, with amino-acid sequence MTMALWNHTTGNLSSGELIFLHSDASTASSVPSKVFKIVPLALIMLASIIANAILVYAVYADVRMQTATNILIASQGVADFGTSVLVIPFALVSVAADAWIFGEKFCTVNAFFNLFFAQATVLQMSVIAFERYLVIVKPLFREITLFNAVRMAAFAWGVSFFGAFPWLYLTTDHATVVYFPGFYVCGKRYNRPLGGLAQFSVTFTILTFAILPLLFISHCYYQIGKVIRRKNQSVCPMALSNAQKLAINVYASSALTSKIVIGTTLVQVFPACFLMLLNGLQVGYIPVGLQTGLKWIMWCHCIVKPIVYASKSRAWGETIRKYLGKFRLSSASFRTKVRSMFVVLEHINQNRLAKRDKKYSSADAMEPNKKENNEEMVKRYIRLYTAKQAWLGTNNELEAEQFSTF; translated from the coding sequence ATGACCATGGCCTTGTGGAATCATACGACAGGCAATTTATCAAGCGGTGAACTAATTTTTCTGCATTCTGATGCATCCACAGCTTCCTCTGTGCCTTCTAAGGTCTTCAAAATTGTACCGCTGGCCCTAATAATGCTGGCATCAATTATTGCCAACGCCATTCTAGTCTATGCCGTGTATGCGGACGTACGAATGCAAACAGCGACCAATATACTCATTGCAAGCCAAGGTGTTGCAGACTTTGGAACAAGCGTTCTTGTGATTCCATTTGCACTCGTTTCGGTGGCAGCGGATGCATGGATTTTTGGTGAAAAATTTTGCACTGTTAACgcatttttcaatttatttttcgcCCAGGCAACTGTCTTACAAATGTCAGTAATTGCATTCGAAAGATATCTCGTGATCGTAAAACCTTTATTTCGAGAGATCACCTTATTCAACGCCGTTCGAATGGCCGCGTTTGCCTGGGGCGTTAGTTTTTTCGGCGCATTCCCATGGCTCTACTTAACAACAGACCACGCGACCGTGGTTTACTTTCCGGGATTCTACGTTTGTGGAAAACGCTATAATCGCCCCCTGGGAGGACTGGCACAATTCAGTGTGACTTTTACAATACTTACGTTTGCCATACTGCCACTGTTGTTCATATCGCACTGTTATTATCAAATTGGCAAAGTTATTCGGAGGAAAAACCAAAGTGTTTGCCCAATGGCGCTCTCCAACGCTCAGAAGTTAGCAATCAATGTTTACGCAAGCTCCGCGCTGACGTCAAAGATAGTGATAGGGACAACATTGGTTCAAGTTTTTCCAGCTTGTTTTTTAATGCTTTTGAACGGACTTCAAGTCGGGTATATACCTGTCGGTCTGCAAACCGGTCTTAAATGGATCATGTGGTGTCATTGCATAGTGAAACCAATCGTTTACGCGTCTAAGAGTCGGGCGTGGGGAGAAACCATCCGGAAATATCTTGGAAAGTTTCGCTTGAGCTCTGCATCTTTCAGAACCAAAGTGCGTTCAATGtttgttgttttggaacacaTCAATCAGAACAGACTCGCCAAGCGTGACAAAAAATATAGCAGTGCGGATGCCATGGAGCCGAATAAAAAAGAGAACAATGAGGAGATGGTAAAAAGATATATTCGTTTATATACGGCAAAACAAGCATGGTTGGGGACAAATAATGAACTGGAAGCTGAACAATTTTCCACTTTTTAG